The following proteins are encoded in a genomic region of Triticum dicoccoides isolate Atlit2015 ecotype Zavitan chromosome 1B, WEW_v2.0, whole genome shotgun sequence:
- the LOC119321089 gene encoding cyclin-dependent kinase inhibitor 4-like, whose amino-acid sequence MGKYMRKPKVSGEVAVMEVAAAPLGVRTRARALAMQRQPQGAAVAKDQGEYLELRSRKLEKLPPPPPAARRRAAAAERVEAEAEADEVSFGENVLESEAMGRGTRETTPCSLIRDSGTISTPGSTTRPSHSNSHRRVQAPARHIIPCSAEMNEFFSAAEQPQQQAFIDKYNFDPVNDCPLPGRYEWVKLD is encoded by the exons ATGGGCAAGTACATGCGCAAGCCCAAGGTCTCCGGCGAGGTGGCCGTCATGGAGGTCGCCGCCGCGCCGCTAGGGGTCCGCACCCGCGCACGAGCGCTCGCGATGCAGAGGCAGCCGCAGGGGGCGGCGGTGGCCAAGGACCAGGGGGAGTACCTGGAGCTCAGGAGCCGGAAGCTCGAGAagctgcccccgccgccgccggcggcgaggaggagggcggCCGCGGCGGAGCGTGTCGAGGCCGAGGCCGAGGCCGACGAGGTGTCCTTCGGTGAGAACGTGCTCGAGTCGGAGGCCATGGGGAG GGGTACCAGGGAGACGACGCCCTGCAGCTTGATTAGGGACTCGGGAACGATAAGCACTCCTGGATCCACAACAAGACCGAGCCACTCGAATTCCCATCGCAGGGTGCAAGCTCCAGCGCGCCATATTATTCCATGTTCAGCAGAGATGAATGAGTTCTTCTCTGCTGCGGAGCAACCGCAACAGCAAGCCTTCATCGACAA GTACAACTTTGATCCTGTGAACGACTGTCCTCTCCCAGGCCGATACGAGTGGGTGAAGCTAGACTGA